The following are from one region of the Mauremys reevesii isolate NIE-2019 linkage group 2, ASM1616193v1, whole genome shotgun sequence genome:
- the ATP6V1C1 gene encoding V-type proton ATPase subunit C 1 isoform X2: MADVLEDSKDKVQENLLANGVDLVTYITRFQWDMAKYPIKQSLKNISEIIAKGVTQIDNDLKSRASAYNNLKGNLQNLERKNAGSLLTRSLADIVKKEDFVLDSEYLITLVVVVPKSNYNDWVKQYETLSEMVVPRSSNVLSEDQDSYLCNVTLFRKAVDDFRHKAREYKFMVRDFQYNEEEMKADKEEMNRLSTDKKKQFGPLVRWLKVNFSEAFIAWIHVKALRVFVESVLRYGLPVNFQAMLLQPNKKTMKKLREVLNDLYKHLDSSAASIIDATMDIPGLNLSQQEYYPYVYYKIDCNLLDFK; this comes from the exons ATGGCTGATGTTCTGGAAGACAGTAAAGATAAAGTTCAGGAAAATCTGTTGGCTAATGGAG TTGACTTGGTTACCTATATAACAAGGTTCCAGTGGGATATGGCCAAGTATCCAATCAAACAGTCCCTGAAGAATATTTCAGAAATAATTGCAAAG GGAGTAACCCAGATTGACAATGACTTAAAATCAAGAGCATCAGCATATAACAATCTGAAAGGCAACCTTCAGAACTTGGAAAGAAAGAATGC GGGAAGCTTGCTAACTAGAAGTCTGGCTGATATCGTAAAGAAAGAGGACTTTGTACTTGATTCAGAATACTTAATTACGTTGGTGGTGGTTGTACCAAA GTCAAATTACAATGACTGGGTTAAGCAATATGAAACATTATCGGAGATGGTAGTTCCACGATCCAGCAA TGTTCTTTCTGAGGACCAGGATAGTTATCTGTGTAATGTCACCTTGTTCAGGAAGGCAGTGGATGACTTCAGACACAAAGCCAGGGAATACAA GTTTATGGTCCGTGATTTCCAGTATAATGAAGAAGAGATGAAAGCAGACAAAGAAGAAATGAACAGGCTATCTACTGACAAAAAGAAACAGTTT GGACCTCTGGTTCGGTGGCTGAAAGTGAATTTCAGTGAAGCATTCATTGCATGGATTCACGTGAAGGCATTACGAGTTTTTGTTGAATCTGTTCTAAG GTATGGTTTGCCAGTTAATTTCCAGGCAATGCTCCTTCAACCCAATAAGAAAACAATGAAGAAACTGAGAGAGGTTTTGAATGATTTATACAAACACCTTGATAGCAGTGCAGCATCTATCATTGAT GCAACTATGGATATTCCAGGCTTAAACCTCAGTCAACAGGAGTACTACCCCTATGTGTACTACAAGATTGATTGCAATTTGCTGGACTTCAAGTAA